AACTGGTGATGTGAGAAAGATTCAAGATAGAGACAAgactttaaaaacataaaaacaccaaGTCGGTTAAAACATGGAAAAGGTACACAAGTAACCTGAAACCAGAAAGAATCTGTTCAAATGAGCTCCTCTGTGAAACGatttaagtcacattttcaaGGAGGCAAAAGGTGCAATTGTGCACAGGACAACGGGTTTGACAGCACGTCACCCAGAAACAACCAAAGTTATCTGAGTTTCAAGTGGCCTCTTAAAAATAATTGAGGCACTAAACCTTGTTTCCTTTCGAGACTTCATCTTCAGCCTCTATTGCATAGGAAGAACTGATTTGATTGAACAAGAGCACCATTCAATTAAAAATCCTAAAAGCTAAAACGTGACTGTGACGACAAAATCCGCTCTGTAAGAGCGAGGCCGACGCGCCAGCCAACACTGCAGTTACCACCGACACCAGAGTTATTTACGGCTGAAAAGTTGCCTTAAACAGCACGGCTCCCCACTGTGGACTTTCCCACATGTGCTTTACAGTCTTGATGACATACAGGAGTCCTCCAACTTCAAAATACTCCTAAAATACATCGGACATTATGATACCTCCTCACTTAAGCAGTGGATGGGCCCCTGGTTTCTGGTGGGCCCGATCACCCAGCAGCTGACATGTGATCAAACACTGAACAAGGCAACACGCAGTCCTTCTGGCACTAAAAAACCTTATGTAACAGTCTCACTTGACTTTTCCTGCCTCCCAGTCCTCGTGGTCGATCGCCTGATGGGCTTCATCCTCCGCGGCTTTTCTCCTCTGAACGAGCCAGTCGACCAGGACGACAAACACCGCTGACAAAATGAGGCAGAGGCCTGAGAGGTAGAAGGCGGCGCTGTAGTCATTGGTCTCGTCCACCAGCCAGCCTGCgccagaaacacagaggaacaggaGACAGATCGCAGTGTGCCAGCgctgatgaataaatgaacagaagcATCCGTTCCTTCAGGAGCATGCAGACCTGCAGCGAGGAGTGTGTGCCATGGCGGCGTTACCTGTACGAACACACTATATCATTCTTGAATGTATTAAATCTATTCTAAGGAAATTATTGACCTCATATTCACAACAGAACTGACCGTCCTAATAGAGGTTATTCCTTTGTCTTAAGAATAAGAACAGTCACCTTGATAAGTGCTGACTTTGAGCAAATTGAGATAAAGGCTAACAGTAACATGTCAGCGTGATCACAATGACACCAACATGCTGACGTTTAGCTTTGAATTTGCAtttctgttgttcttgtttCTGTACCTGACgacataaacacagactgctCACCTGCAACGGGTGGGGCGATGAAGCCACCGATGCTCCTGAACAGCATGAAGAGGCCCAGTGCGCTGTCGAACCCCTCCAGGGTCACGATGTCCACGATGGAGGTGATGTGAATGGCGACCAGGCAGCCGAACAGGAAGCCGTAGAGCGAAGTGAAGACCACGATGACCCAGTAGTTGTGGCTGATGGGCAACAGCAGGAGCACCACCCCGAGCAGAGTGACCACCATggtgagcagctgcaggttcCTCAGCAGCCTCATGTTAGCGATCCACCCACAGACCAGCCTCCCCGCCAGGTCTGCTAATGCCAGGACAGAGAGGATCGAGGCTGGCCAGTACTGATCCATCCCCAAACTGCTGGCGAAGGGCACCAGAAAGAGGGGCGGGATGAAAAACCCTGCTGCCGCAAAGATGCCGTACAGGATGTAGAGGCAAAGTTCAGGTTTTCTCATCAGGGAGCACTGGAAGATAACCTTCCTCTTTGGTGGGAGCAGAGCGGTGTCGCCTTCTAGATCGCCTTTGGTTTCCTGCAGCGGGCTCTGGACCGTCTCCAGGGGTCTCATGAGGGCGCCGCAGACACACAGGTTGAGCTGAAGGCCTCCGATGATGAGCAAGGCGCCCTGCCAGCTGTACAACTCCATCAGCCACTGGAAGAGTGGGCTGAACATGACGGCGAAAACGCACTCTCCTGAGCTGGCGATGGCGTAGGCGATGGGACGCCACCGCACAAAGTAGTGGCTCACCATGCTGGTGGCAGGGATCCACGAGAAGGAAATGCCCATTCCTGGAAATGAACGATAGGAACCTTTAACCATGGAGTCTTTTTTGGCAAGATCAAGGTCATTTTGTATCAACCAAAAAATGTCATCACCTTCAACCCAACTACAGATATTTTTTGGGGCATCTGGgcaagaaagcaagaaaaatatgatttctgcttaattgttttgtcaataaactgtcaaaaatggtcaaggtgatgtcatcaaactGGTAAAACATACAGTTGCCTCTGAAACCCGACAGTGAGATCTGTTCTCCCTCTGCATCACTGCCGTTACTTCAATGTCCTGACGATCAGCAGGAAAAGACCCAAATGACTCAATCTGGTTCCTGCACATGACAAtatttttctccctccaaaTAGTCACGTGTCTTTTATCCTTTTTTGACAATGCTTCCTGAAAGTGTGCTCCCTTCTCACCCCAAAAAGCAATAACATATCAGCTTTCATCATATCAGAAGAGCATCggttcccaacatttttggcTGGCGACCCCATTAAATGAGGCAGCGTTTGCTTGCAAACTGAAGCGCTGCAGCCGAGGGTTGAAACACCACGACCAAAGTGCCTCATGAGGTGATTTAATTTGGCAGTCCTCAGAATAAAACCGACCAAACAAAGTGAGTGAAAAGAGCGGACAGTGTGTACCTTGCACGACGCCCAACGTGAGGTAGAGCCAAGGCAGACTGAGGTCCAGAAACGTCAGCAACATCCCCGATGCAGCCAGCAGGCCCCCGACTATGATGACCACTCTCTGAGAAAACTGTAAGGTCAGCACACTGGCCATTGGAGCTGAGAAGAACATTAAAGCACCAATCAAAGCATTATGAGACATCTAGAGTTAAAAACAACTAAGAACTTCAAGCTGAAACCCAGACATTTACCTCCAAGGTGAAACACGGCAATCGTAGTGGAGGTGACCCATGAGGTGGCGCTGGTGGGGACACCAAAGTGGTTCTGGATATCCAGGAAGAAGATGCCGAAGTTCTTGAGGACGGCAGCGGTGAGGCCCATGGTGAAAAAGGCTGACATGACCACCACCCAGCCGTAGCCCCCATCAGGAGCTCTCCTGGACTgcatctccagcagcttctctgcaggCTGCTTAACCGCCTGGGCTGAACAGCTGTCTGTAACAGGGGAGGCCCGGCAGGAAAATGAGCATGCAAagtgcacatacatacagagcTAGCAGCTGGAAGGAAGTGTGTCAAATAGATTAgaggttcattttgttttcaatttaaagataaaaaaaaggggTCTTTAAAGGAGATTTCTAGCACTTAATGAGGTTAGATTTACACAGTGAGCATGCACCAAAACACACCAGTCCGGTAACATCTCCTATTTATGTGGAAGTTTCTCCtacttttgtctcttttctgcaaaataaaagagaaattaTTACCCTCACCAGTCCGATCTGACAGAAAtacaaagcagagcagaggtgagACATTTGGACAGCACGAGACTTTGAAAAGCGCAACGCTTTTTGCAAACTAATACAGAAACTCACCGAGtttaaaagaaacaacaaaaaaactaaactaaacaaGAAGTTGTTTTAATTTCAAGCTCACCTTTTCCCCACTACCGTCCTCCTCCCGGCGTCCTCAGCATGTCTGCGTTTCTGCTACAAACTCGCGTCTCCTTTAATATTGCGGCGAAGTCGCATCTGCGCCGTCAATTTCCAGCGCGCTGCTCTCTCAGGGGCTTAAGGTAATCGCAtagagacagcagagaagaggagacggtCCACGCGGACGTTTCCGGTGTCATTTCGCCTTTTCTTGTCGTTTATTAAACAAGCGGCTCAGTGCTACCCGGCTACAGCTGGGAGTTATTACCATCATCATCGAACCCGACGGTCACCGGTCAGCTTTGACTTTCGtcaagctgcagctgatgggCAGCGTACGCAACATCcggatttcaaaataaagtgtctGATTGTACGTGGTTTCTTTTAATTATTGCTTTTGAATTTTAACAGCAGTCCATAAACGCGTGTTTTTGGCTTGATTACGCTCCTCAAAAGGGAAAATGAGGGAGTGAATAATTCTTCCAACATTGAAGGCAAAATTCTTGTGAGAGATTCTTCTTAGTCTATATTAATTCAGTTAAAACTTTGACTTTTTAAGTGGAAAATGTGTGGCATTTTTGACTTACTGTTCTTTCAATATGACTAAGAAAGCCTCATCATAAAATCTCCTAACTTTAATTAGAAAACAATAATTATCTCAGAATAATatacatttgattttgaaagaaacttttgtttttcttttgttgggtGGAAGTAGAACTCCataaaagtgcagtatttcatACTGGATTTTGGAGTACCAGTagtaacaataaataaatgactcaGACTGTACTTCATACTCAAACTTGGCCATACTTTGATACTTTTCACCACTTGTACAAGTTACAGATTTAATTTTCTAAGTAGTCATTGTtatatttattgcttttttttaaattagacaTTTGACTATTCAACTATCTGCAACGCAAATTGTCCCCTTTTGTTTAAGCTCTACAGTAAAAAGTGAAGGTAAGACATCTGGTGAAAACCCCTCCACGTGCCCCTTTAATCCATGGTCTCTGGTCCTGGAGTTACATAACAAGGTCTAGTTGGTACATACTTCATCATCAGCTTCAGGAGGGGTTTACAATGTTCCTCCCTGCACTGCACTGTTGTTTGGATTACATCTAAACCTACACACATCTGTAActacagggaaaaaaaaaaaatcaaacactgacaacTATGTGGATTTTTTCTTTGTACCCTTCTAAGGAAGCTTGACTCAACTTACAAGACAACATTCCTGAAACTGATGAAGATAGTGTTACGCCAAATGACAGTTAAGTGGGGAGGGGTATGTGCAACAGTATGTGTCTTAAATGTGGAGTCATCTAGTTTAATATGTGTCATCTTTATGATCAAATTTTGAATGTGTATGGAGATTTCTGATAAATTCTGTGTATTCAGTTGTGATTCATGTCATTTCCTCTTCAATTTCTATTTGTAATAGTGTTTAGATTTTGAGCCTCTTGACTGGTTTTTGGTGTCACGTGTTGTTTCAATAGCACACTCATTTACACTGCGGAAACAATGAGGAGCTTTAAAGCGACAGAGAATTTGCTTAACAGATGTGACTGTTCTTTAATTTTCACACCATTTCtcacaatgaaaacataaaacaacagattttttaaatcaccTTTGTATGTACTTCATTTACACTGACATCTTGCTGGCAGTTCAAATATAGTATTTactatattttcattttataaaaTTAGAAAATTTTTCTGGACATATGTACACAAGTATACTGTaggtatatacacacatacatagaaaACACCAAGTCCATTTTATTTCTGGTGAGGGGAGAAGGGGACGGTAAGAGCTAGCCCTGCTAGCTGTTTGTATGGACacaacacactctcacacacacaaacatgcacgcacgcgcgcacacacacacacacacaaccatgtgcattctctcacacacacactcacgaaGAACTTGTTTGACACAAGCATCTCTAGCTTTAGGCCTGGCGATAGTCTactcacagtctgcacacattCTTGAAATCTTCCTTTTATCCAGGATGTTTGACCAAACACGTTCACACAACAACGTCACCATCGACAGTTCCTTGAATCCAAGCCTCCAtttccatcctgctgctggccACTAAGCTGCTCCACTATAAAAAAATGGTTTGAGAGCCTTGTTTAAAGGCACCTTGGCAGTAGTTTTTGAGCTGGTCCTAGCTTCGAACCACCGCTCTTCCAGTTACAATCTGCTTTGCCACATGCTGTCGCTCGGCAGGAGAAGGACCTCGtatctccctctgtccttcGGCCACAAACAGGGCAACAATGTTAAGAGCGACTCAGCTGAAGAGGAGCACGGCACTTAGGGTGATTTTCTGTCTAAAACTCCTTACTGTCCCTGAACAGGTCGATCCGCAGAGCGAGCTCCTTGAAAGAGGGACGCAAGCAGGGGTCATTGTCCCAGCACTCTTCCATGATCTCATGTATCtgagagaaaaagcaggaagaaagagaatTATCTGTGGGTGTATTCCTGCGATgagcaaacaacaaaatcattaCAAGTCAGTAACTCTTATTTTTTTggttctttgtcttttattctgacAGTCAGTGAGACAGGGAGCGTGGGAAGAGAGAAGAACTGACATGCACCCTGGCATGGAATCAAGCTGCGGATATTGCACTTGTGTGAGGCCTTAACTAATTGGCACCTGGGATGCTTTAGTGACAggtgatgtgtgtatgtaaaaaaaaaaaaaaaaaaaaaatgcatgttttccaGGCGAAAAAGTTCAACCTGACTGAATCCAACATGCATGTGAGAAGTGAAGCcaatcacaaagaaaacacgACTGTACCTCTGTGGGACACCCCAGAGGCTGAGGCAGCCTGCTGCCTGATTTGAGGAGCTCGATGAGGTGATAGACGATCAACTGTCCCTGCTTGTCGTTCCCCATCATGGACATAAAAACCTGAGGAGAAAGGTGACTTTAAAAATCTATTTGatttacagaaaacaagaagaagacacaTCCTTACAGATAGGAAAATGGCTGCAAacccaaacagaaaaataagacGAAGATAAGAGAGAACTTTATTTACTCTAAGGGAaactgctgtgcagcagcagcagcagtgcacagaaggaaagaatgatgtgcatgtaaatgtaaatgtgggGTACTTGAGGTTCTGCCAACTTCAACCATAAATCTGTTGTGACTGAGTACAAGCCAAATATGTGACAACCTGAGCAGAGAAATGTTATTGTCAACAACTACAGTATGATCTCAGGAAGTGGGACAGTGGCTCTACTTTGCCAGGTGTAGCATGACggactgtctgtatttagggtGACAGGAAAATACAACTAGGGTGAGTTGTGCTGAGAAGACACTGAAAGCAGTTGTTCATACACATAACCAGGTATTCAGCAAAGAAGCGGTGGCTTCATTTGAAACTATTTAAGAACACACCTTGAGGTATGATAATTCAGgtagaggagggaggaaaaaacctCCTCCCCTGGAGCAGTCAGGCAATTAACCAACTGCAGTCTGTATTaaagtgtcaggcttgtttgcTCTATTTACAGACCAGGAACCATTGCACTCTGATGTCAAGTATCTAAACTGTCTGTACGTCACTGGCAGTTTGGCAGGGCGGTTCCTTCAGGTCAAGCCACTTTTTCACTGTGCAGGTTTACTGCATGCTGTATCATGTCTTTAAAAATAATGCACAGCCTTCCAGACAAAATTCCTGTGTGTTACACTATATATGTGTTACACTATATATTCTTTTTTAATAAgttgagaggcagacaggaaatgtgggaACAGAGAATCCCAGGATGGATTCAAACCAGTTTATATCCTGCATCTTAGCCAGCGTAGCAAACCAGTTACACTGCTTTCTTGAATTAAGATGGGACCTTATGAAGACAGAGTAGTAAGAGCAAACGGTAATCTCATGTCATTTTCTTACTGTTTGCAGAAATAAAGCTGAACAGGCGGTGAAAAAGTCAGAGCGTGCATACTGTCATCACTTACTGCAGGAgggctgctgtttttgtcactgtgggTGAAGAGCTCATAAAGCACCACTCCGAAGCTCCACACATCCGATGCCACAGAGAACTTGCTCTCCGTCAAAGACTCAGGTGCATACCTACAAAACAGGACACTTGACTGTCTGTTGTTGTCTGTTCTGCTTCACTTAAGGGGGCAGTTAAGCTTACAAATACACTTCAACAGTAGGACAGGGAGGACAGTTTTGACTGGGGATAAATGGGATTGATATATTCATTTATGGAACAAACACATGTGCAAAATTTCttaaataaaatcacacagtagTGCAAACGCTGTCCAGCATGATGAAGATagtgaaaagaacaaaagcactaaaaagaaaacagaagtcTGACCAGAATATGGGACTCTCTCCTGGCTCTTTCACCATGTAGTACTCTTTGTCCTGAGGTAGAACTTTGGTGAGGCCGAAATCTCCGATCTTCACCCTCAGCTCACTCTCCACAAGGATATTTCGTGTTGCCAGGTCTCTGTGGATATACCGTTTACTTGACAGGTACTCCATACCCTGTGAACACGCACAGACAGAAACCTTTACTGCATCTGTAGCTCCCCAGCGGTCAGCATGTGACAAAACTGGACAAGAGGAAGTACCTTGCAGATCTGAGAAGTGTAATGCACAAGCTTCTTGTGGTCGATCCTCTCCTTGTTCTTCATGAGGTAATCTCTCAGACTTCCAAACGGCAGATATTCCATGATGAGACGCAGATTTCGCCGTCCTGAGagaagccaaaaacaaacaaaacaaacaaaaaagtacTGAAAGACACTGACACAAAGTAATAGTGAATTTCTCATTGTTTGATACAGCTTGTGTATAATTAAGATGGGGAGGATACA
This Chaetodon auriga isolate fChaAug3 chromosome 5, fChaAug3.hap1, whole genome shotgun sequence DNA region includes the following protein-coding sequences:
- the LOC143321154 gene encoding monocarboxylate transporter 13; this encodes MQSRRAPDGGYGWVVVMSAFFTMGLTAAVLKNFGIFFLDIQNHFGVPTSATSWVTSTTIAVFHLGAPMASVLTLQFSQRVVIIVGGLLAASGMLLTFLDLSLPWLYLTLGVVQGMGISFSWIPATSMVSHYFVRWRPIAYAIASSGECVFAVMFSPLFQWLMELYSWQGALLIIGGLQLNLCVCGALMRPLETVQSPLQETKGDLEGDTALLPPKRKVIFQCSLMRKPELCLYILYGIFAAAGFFIPPLFLVPFASSLGMDQYWPASILSVLALADLAGRLVCGWIANMRLLRNLQLLTMVVTLLGVVLLLLPISHNYWVIVVFTSLYGFLFGCLVAIHITSIVDIVTLEGFDSALGLFMLFRSIGGFIAPPVAGWLVDETNDYSAAFYLSGLCLILSAVFVVLVDWLVQRRKAAEDEAHQAIDHEDWEAGKVNSYFLPLEGTTDSEFLISATESV